TACCTCTCCGGAAATGAAAGCTACTCACCAACAAACAAATAGGGCCCATTCAATTCCACATGGTGACCATATTTTCGTCTgatgtattctagaaaaaaaatattttctgtCTGATGTAAGCTTTCAAGTCATTAGTCATGACAAAGTTTAAGATCGTTGCTGTGACACCATCCAGATTTCAACAGCGGCACTGGCAAATGGAATCGCATTTATTCAGTtacggaaagaaaaaaaaaatcttctggTAGTTAATTACCAGTTTCAGTGAAAAACATTGACTGATAGTTAGTTACAAGTTGCAGTAAGAGCTTATTACTATGACACAATCGATAATTTAACAGCTCTATGCTGGCACTGAGGTTATTTATATCCTATGTATTTGGTGTTTCCTGCACtgcacccttttttttttcccggaGGAAAACTTGGGGCTGACCGAACTTAGTCAGTTGCAGATTGCACCGACAAGGATGCTCTTTTGTACATGGCCACCACCTTATTTGTCAGAAACCATGGGTGGTCGACCTTCTATAGCCGATGAAGTCGAAACCTCGATCAGGTGCTCTAATACTTGAGATAATTTCATAGTCGACGGATGTGAACTTCTCCTATTGAATTGGGAGAAGACTGGATGCAATATTGGTGTTGAGTTCCCTTTGCACCCTTGTCTACTCACTATCAGAGTTTGGTGGTCGAAGGGAAATAAATTAGTTGTCTAACATTCATCTTCAGCAGGTACTTTGACAGACTTGCGATAACGTGGAAAAAGCATTCGCCTGATCTTCTTTTCAGCTGAACGTTCAGATAGCGCCTGAAACCAAAGGCCTAAATAGATTAATCTGGATTCCAAGAAAAGCCATAGATTATGTCAAAAGTTTAAGCCTAAGAGCTCACCTGTGCATTAAAGGAAAATCTAACAGTCCGAGCTTCCAAGCCAGAAAAAGCCCTTACATCAATACCAAGACTATCAACCCCAATCAAGCTTGCCCCCTGAAAAATGTATCGGACTGAGTTTACTCTATTTACCGAATTAAACCGATTGAGATCATGAAGTTACAAACAGCACTGTCACAACCAACATATGTAAAGGTACTGTTACAATACATCTCACAATATCtaactagattttttttttccgttatCGCCATTTTTCACAATAAAATACTCAATTTGGACCTACAGGCAAAACAGAGCTTCTTGTACATAAGAATGATTAGTTTCAgacattgtactagatttaaACTAACATATATTACCAGGATTAAATTCCATTTGCAGATACAGAGTAGTACAATTGATGGTAAGAATTATTATATTCATCATCCACACTAAGGAGTATGGAACATGAGTAAAGCATTAATGAACAGAAACACACCTCTACTGCAAGTCCTTTTTTCCTGCTACAGAGGGACCTCAGAGCCATAGTACATTGatcattgttttctttgatgcGTTTTATAATATCTGGAGCGTAATTTGTAAGAAGGTCTGGTTCTGCATCTTGAAAGTCTTGTGGATCAATCATCAACTGCAACAATCAACAGGATGACTACCAAGCCAAGAAAAATGATGCTGATTATTTCCCATTTTCCCTTTACAAAGTAATACATGGATTGAACTGTCCTGTACTTGTCAACTGAATACATTCAGCGGAAGAGGGAGGGCATTACCTGCTTCCCATAGATGGAAAACAACTCAATTGTCATTATTTCGAGCTTGTAGATCATTGATTCCATGCTACTTCCCGCATCACTCGAGTCTATTCTCGATTTATCATCATCTGAATATTCACTTAATACTATtagtcaaaaaaaatgttgaagGCAAGTGAAGGAACAAAAGATCCCAACTGATCAAATTACCGATTAGGCCATTAGTTCCATAAGCTGACACAGGTTCTCTGTGGTGTTCCTCTGTTTGATTGACTATTTATTAGGTCAAACAATTGTATAGAAGGACATGATTGATAGAATTAACTATGAGCAGGCTAAGTGGCACCTCTCCAGTTAGATGATTGGCCATCAGCATTGCATTCAGCACGAAATAAGCTCCTCAAATAAGATTCTTCTTCTATGAAAGCAGGTCTCAGATATCCTACAATGGAGACACCATTTGACGGATTATCCATCTTCTCCCCATGATTGTCATGAATAGCCTGCATAACAAAAGGAACACTTAAGGTGCAACAGGAATGATGTACATGAGATAGTGTTCCTCGTGACAATTCAGGCTACGAAATATGCTTGCTAAGGAACTTACTCTTTCATGAACTTCAACAGGAAAAATTAGAATTGTAAAATAATAAGTTGAGTTTTGCAGATTCAAAATCCATTTTGTTCTTTAAAATGATTTGTTTTCAGTACTTCATTCATGTTTTGAGCAGTGAGCACAACTTTCATACTATACATGTATGAAATGCATTTTGcagagcaaaacaaaaaaaaatcatttattctGTCTTTTCCCCCCTTTCCTTTAACTTGCTAAGCTACGAAAGgaatgtgattttttttaatttttttgaaaaaaagggCCTCCCCATCGAGTTCCACTAAAGAAACCGCATGAATATATTGaattcttattttattttttcagctTTGACTTGTGCCTAACTGATAGGTCAAGGTTGTCCTGTGTGTATGAGATAAAAATCACTCTGATGAGAAGCTTTCTTCCTGATTAAATCCTTGTCTGGTTCACTATTTCAATAGTTGCTTATGCATATGATAACTGTTCATGACTTACCTTTGTCAAACACTTCGCAAAATATATAGGATGTATTGCACGCATCGTTACTGGCATTCCCCACTCTATAAGAATATCAGTTATTTCTGTATCAATCTGTGACAATTCACAAAGGAACATCAATAATGATGATAATGAGAAAACTGACCAACAAATAAGCAGCTAAAAACTTTCTTAGCAAACCTTGCTGTAATCATCACGCATGTCCATAGAATCCTCAATGTCCATGTGGTCGCTGAAATCGCTAGTTACCACACTAGTTTCTCCAATAATGGCACCATCTGTTCCAATTAAAACCGTCTgcaatttaaattttaaaatgtcATTTCAACATAAGAAAATCCTTGCAACCAAAATGTTGGTGCACTCTGCACTTGAGAACAGCATTTTTCTCAACAAGGCAGCATTATGATGACTGCAGCACTAAATATGCAGACTCAAATTAGGTGGATAATGCACCACATGGTCCTTATGTGCCACCTCACAatggaaaatctcaaaaacaGCATCCTTTTTGGCATGAAAAAATTAGAACAGTAATGGTGATCATAGAAAACATTTGTGCTTTTCAAGAAACAAACcaacaaaacagaaacagaagTAATCTTACCACAGGGTTGTTTGCGTCATCATCGTCCAAAATGTTCCCATTATCAGGTACTTGAAAGAAAATGTCTGTATGTAAATTTACAACGTATTAAGTGTTTAGATGCACAAGAGGGGCATTATGAAGGTTCTACTGTAAAATCTTTGCATGCATATCAAGGCATTACCTCCATAGTCATCAACAACATACTGAAACTCTGACCAAGCAACATGTCCATGAGGTTCATTATGCACCCTGGCAGGAAATACAAGCAATCCCTTGCTATTGGCCTAGACAGGATTTGTGTTAGCTTTTACTGATGTAGTGATGCATACTAAGACTTAGgtatggctgtgtgcatcattttgaggTAGAGGCCGGGGATTTTAACTTccttttagaagaaaaaaaaatagtaagaCTTAGGTAGAGACATTTTCTACTATGGAATTTGGTCACCGCTATGCAGAATTATAATGACTAGATGCATTTTTCAACAAAAGGGTTGTTTTGTCATCATAGGTTACCTCTACAACAGTTCTAGCCGTTTCTACATCTGTTAGTGAAAggtcttttttctttggacGTTCTTTTACTTCTTCAAGAGGATGGTATCCCCGCTCTCTCATGTACTTCGAATCTGGCACTGAGTCTGAGTAATCTGCAGCCACACGAACTTTGGAGAGGGATGATTCCTTATCAGTTGCGAACCAGCAAGGCTGAATTGATCCAAAAGTGTTTCGGCATCTAAAACTACAATAAATTGTTACACTTGTAAGGTTCAATAAAGAGAAGAGTCATTCAAAGTATTCAATTGAATCAATGAAGGAGGGAGTGACCTTAAACTAGAGAAGTCATGACATCTCCTGGTGCCGAATGGGGTTTTAATCCAGTTTATAGTGGCCCCTGCTGACATTGGTAAACTCTAGCAAAAGACAACCAAATTATGCTCTGCGAAAAGAAACGAAATGTTAACCGAGATGAACACCATGAAAACACGAACACGATGCAAATCAAAGATGATCCAGCGCACACATGGGGTTTGTTTGACAAAAGGAAATGTGCGATTAATTACCAACATACATTGGAAATGGAACAATAGGAGACTGAAACAAGTAAGCAAAAGGGTAATTCCTTTGGGTTGGCCGGGCAAAATGAAGACCAGGCACTTTGAATTATGCAAATTGCCATGCATCCTCATCGATAGCACACAGAAACAAGTGCAACACCAAAAATCTAACACCTATAATCCAATAGCCCTAAACACCTTGCATTCTGGTGGGGCCCATACGCCCGGTGGATCAAGAATACTGTCAACACTGAGGCAGCTACACCGGACTCAGCATAAAATCGCACACTCCAATCTCTACCGAACCAGTAGGGAAGTGATTCGGCTGAATCCTACAACCTAAACCAAGAGCTGCAGTGAACACTCACGCAGCAAACAGTTGCCCTGATCAAGGAACAGCCGTGTGCTCCCCTCATGTTCCTCGAACGACAGcaaaaaaacagaggaaaaAATAACTCCTCCTGAGTCCTGATCAGTTGTTTGCCAACGCCGCCACCCTAGGACCAGACGAGCCAAGCACACATCACACGCTGATTGCAACCAAACTAAGCTTGGAATAGCAGTACTCACCTCACCAACAGGCGGCCGCAAAAAGAGGTTTGCTCCTCGGAAACCCGAACCACGGAAAGGAGCCGACGACGTCGCGCGGCGGGCAGGATCAGAGGAAACAgagccggaggcggcgagaCCGGCGGCTCACTCGGGCAGTCCCAGCACGGCCTCACTCTTGCCCCTGGCGTCCCCGACGGATCGCGGCGAAGACCGTGGGTGCGGAATGTGGCCGCCTTGGCGAGCCGCGAGGAGTCAGTCAGTCCTTCCcctgcccctctctctctctcttttctttctctgcccttttccttcctttcttgAACGGGGCAGTGGCAGGGCGCTTTTGGTAATTTGCACTTCCACTGCAGAGTGCAGATTTTATATTACTCCTTAGCCTGTTGCTGCTAATTAAACCCGTTTTATATTGCAGATTCTTCCCTCTGTTTCTCTTGTTTTCTGAATGCAACAGTAATCGGAGCTGCTACAGCAACAACATGTTTTGGTCTCGTTGGAGTTGGTGAGAAGGCGGATCTCGAGGTAAATCCTGCGTTTAAAGTGTCTGCTGGTCCCGTTAAATGCTCTTGTtggtgttgatgatgatggtCGCCGGGCCTCCTGAGCTTTAAACATGGTGCACATGCGTTGGCGCAGAAGCACCTCTACATGTATTCCCTTGCCAACAACCCGTCAAATTACTTCCAAATTCTTGCGAAAATCCCGTCAAATTTCCTACTTCCTCCGtacaacaaaaaaatgtcttaaatttgtcaaaatttgaatgtatctagatatgacttagtgcataaatttattcaaatttggtcagagttgagacattttttgctGGACGGAGTTACTACATTCGGAACTGACACCGGTTGATCTCATTGAGCTACGGTTGTTCTATACCTTGTTTTACTACTCCAATTAATCTCGCCGAGTACGGGCAGAATGCTCATTGAATATCTTCATATGTTCACTGAAGATTCAACTTTTTCGCGTCGGAGAAACAAATGTGTGTACGTAAGGTACGGTCTCCTATGTTTGGGCGATAAGCCTCGTGTCCCGCAGATCAAAGATGTATGGATAGCATTCAAGTGAAAGATTTGGAGATAGGAGTACTATCTGCATGTACAGTTGGGACTGATACGTGACATGTGTCTTAGCCTCACTCGGGCCTCCTCCAATCGCAGCACAGGCGAATATGTCCGGGTTATATTCCCTTGGCATCAAACTTTGTGTGCTTCCGGAATCTGCAGCCTCCTGGCCTGCAACGCCAGCCTCAGGCTCGTCATCGCCATACCCGGAACAGAACCAACTGGATCAagcagaaggaagaagacattttatatttttattccCGTGACAACATCTGCTGTTtgtatgcaaaaaaaatctccatatatattttttgcttATCTAATTCGTCCATTTGCATGCAAgccatctcttttttttgctagtATATCATCAATTGCTCCCTTGTTATGGTATCCAAAAACGAAAAACTTGATTCCTTTTTTGGGAAAATGACGTGCACCTCATCCATAGTGTTTGGACTTGTGTTTcactgagttttttttttcctacgaGATATCCTTGAGAAATCACAGATGAGGATGTAGCCTTTTTCAGGTTCTGCTCGAGCCTGACGGGAATGAAAGGAGAATGCTAATCTTGCAGTGATAGGAAGAGTGGCTCAACGAACGAATCACGCCTTCACGTGCTAGGCGTGGGTCGTTCTGATGCAGAAAGCTAACGGCCGGCGTCTAGAGAGACGTCACTGCCCCAAATGTGCTTATGTGCGTGCGTGAGCAAGTCAAAAATAGATTTCAAAAGCAACCACGCAACGTGTCGCCGTGTACAAGGACTTCTTTTATTCAAGATGATTATTTGCCACTGACTTTAAGATTTATGAACAAGGATCACCTTATCAATGTGTTCTGCCATGGTTATTTAACATTTAGCCGATGCGCCGCTAAAAACGAAAAAACATTTAacctttttttaggaaaaaaaaaagagcaaccaCCACGGGTAAACTGTTTTGATCGCCCTCTTGGGTGGCCCAAGCCAGTCTAATAAATTCTAGGCCCAAATTAATATGCACTCCTTGGGAGGCCCAAGCCCACCCAAACTGCGTTCCGCATCCTCGGGCGGGTGgaatcgcggcggcgcgcccggTTCCTGCCAGCcaccccgagcgccgccaacTCCGGCGATGTTGGGCCACATGTTCGGAGACCGCCGCTTCTTCGGTCTTCCTCTCCGGTGAGTTCTAGGAATCGTTCGCTGAGTTACTAGTTCATGTTGGTAAAACCGCGTAGGTTTTCGTTGGCGAATAATTCCGTGTAGATGTCACGAGATCCGCCTGGAATTTTGAGCTCAAATTTTTTTCTGGCAATCGCCACTGCCAAGTAGTAGTGCATTGTGCCTTTGCGGGCGCGTGGTTGGGTGATGGATGATCCTTTGGCTTTATGTAGGAACCGCGTTAATTTACTGGTGATATTGCTTTGAGCCTTTAGGGTGACAGATATCGATTGGTGTGCACACTGACACTACGCTCAAGCTCACTTTACACCACTGAATAGAATTTAATTGAGTCAAGGATTTTTGTGTGGTGTTGAAGTCCCTCTGGATTGTTGCATCTTGGGTAGATGCCAAGGTATAAACTGTGGGAACATTCTTGACTGAAGAAAGTAGCCAGTTAAACTACAACATTTCTCTCTAATTTCTTCCATTTTCTTGAGCAACAAATAGAAACTAATATAGACCTGCAACTATATATAATATGGATTGAATAGCGAACATGGATACTAACAAAGATCATAGGACTTTTGATTACATTGCTGAAAAGTGAAGAAATAGCTCAAGGGAATGAAATGAAGGATGAAATAATACTAGACATGCAGTATATAATTCTGAAGACTGCGATTCACACCTGAAAACTCCAGCCGTGAAGTTTCTTCCTCTTGAGATAGACTTCAACTCTTCCATTTATTCTGCCCACGGCCTGAGCCTAGAATGAGAGGGAGGAAACCATATGACTGGCATGTCTGCTAACTATAATTTagcaaaataattattttttatcatACACTAATGCAATAATCCACGTTATATTGAGTTTATATGAGTCATCTTGGAAGGCTGAAAATTCACATTATTACTATGATCGAATATCAAAGAGATGATGCATAGTGTGTGGAATACAAAATGGTACGTCACATAAAGCCCATTAGGGTACTTACATTTCAAGAAGCCCTTCTTTATGGTTATAAAACAGCTGGTTCGGTGGTAGTGAGGATTGGTAAGAGTTTAGAAGAGTCTGTGAAGATGTAACATCCATTTTGATTGCAAAATGGAATTTGGGTAATGGATTTATTGTGGTGGACAAATCCTGTCTGGATTTATTGCATCTCAGATAGATGCCGCAGTAGAAACTGTGgaacaagaaaagaataagTGAAGTAGCCAATCAAGGACAACATCTCctcattttgtttcattttcttgAGAAACAGACGCAGCCACAcgctagaaaaaaaatctggtttTGCAACAGAGAAATATCGTATATGATATATTGGATTGAATACATAACATGGATACTATCAAAGAACACACGACTTAGGATTACATTGCTGAAATAGCTCTAGGTAATACCATGAAAGATGAACATACAATAAGTGGTAAATAATTCTAGAGACTGAAATCCACAGCTGAAACTCCAGCTACGGCACTTCTTCCTCTTGAGATAGACTTCTACTCTTCCGTTGTTCTGCCCATGTCTGATCCTGAAATGAGATGGATGAAATCAGATAGGTAACATTTCATGTGACCATACGTGTTAAATTTTAAATGGTACTCCACATAAATCCCACCAAAAAACTTACATTCCTTCTTGATGCTTAATTAAGACAGCTTGTTCGGTGGTGGTGGGGATTGGTAGGAGTTCCGGAGTGGCTGTGGAGATGTTGATGCTGGTGGCGACTTCGCATTAGGAAGATTTGGTTGTAGATGTCTTGGAGGTAATAGCGGAGAATATTGGTAAGGTGGGGGTGAAGATCCATAGTTAAGTGGAGGTGGTGAATAGTGGTAAGGTGGTGGAGCGTTATAGTGGTAAACAGGCGCTGGTGACGGTGGTAGAAGAGGCGACTTGTAGTTGTAGGTCGGGGGTGGGGATTTCTGGTAAGGCACTAATGGAGCTACATGGTTGTTTGGAGGTGACGAATATTGGTGTTGCGGTGGTGGAGAGTTGTAGTAGTATGGTGGTGGTAAATACTTGTGGGTTGGTGTTGGATACTTGTAGCCCTGTGGAGGCGACGGATAATTGCTAGATGTTGGTGGAGCTTGATAGTTGTTTGGCGGTGTGGACAGTTGGTGGGGTGGTGGCGAAGAGTAGAAGTTCATTGGAGGTGATGTGTACTGATGTGATGGAGGTGGTGAATACTGGTACGGCAACGGTGGGAACTTGTAGCTGGATGGAGGTGAGGGATACTGGTATGGAAGTGGTGATGAATTATACGGATGGACCGGTGGAAGAACGTGAGGTTTTGAACATCCAGCAAATGTCTTCTTTGATCCAAACGCCATTACTTGGTTGGCTTGGAAAACCACCTCCTTGTTGGACTTTGAGTAAACGTTTACTCCAGACAAATTTAACTCCATTGGCACATTGCAGTCAGATCCTCCTGGTGCTGCATGGAGTTCAACCTTACACGAGTCAGCCCCATAGGCGCTGCTAAGTGGCAAATCTGTGATGCCCACGCTGTATTTTCCATTGCTTTCGGTGTAGCCAAATCGCACTAGTGCCTGGTCATTGGCCTGGCAAGTGACCTTGATCATGGCTCCTGCACCAGATCAGGATAAAAAGTATGAAATGTAGGAAGGAGGCATGAATATTTAAGTTAGAGTATTCTCTCCAATGTGATTTAGCTACTACAATTTGGT
The Brachypodium distachyon strain Bd21 chromosome 2, Brachypodium_distachyon_v3.0, whole genome shotgun sequence genome window above contains:
- the LOC100843445 gene encoding uncharacterized protein At3g49140 isoform X2: MSAGATINWIKTPFGTRRCHDFSSLRCRNTFGSIQPCWFATDKESSLSKVRVAADYSDSVPDSKYMRERGYHPLEEVKERPKKKDLSLTDVETARTVVEANSKGLLVFPARVHNEPHGHVAWSEFQYVVDDYGDIFFQVPDNGNILDDDDANNPVTVLIGTDGAIIGETSVVTSDFSDHMDIEDSMDMRDDYSKIDTEITDILIEWGMPVTMRAIHPIYFAKCLTKAIHDNHGEKMDNPSNGVSIVGYLRPAFIEEESYLRSLFRAECNADGQSSNWRVNQTEEHHREPVSAYGTNGLIDDDKSRIDSSDAGSSMESMIYKLEIMTIELFSIYGKQLMIDPQDFQDAEPDLLTNYAPDIIKRIKENNDQCTMALRSLCSRKKGLAVEGASLIGVDSLGIDVRAFSGLEARTVRFSFNAQALSERSAEKKIRRMLFPRYRKSVKVPAEDEC
- the LOC100843445 gene encoding uncharacterized protein At3g49140 isoform X1, with translation MSAGATINWIKTPFGTRRCHDFSSLSFRCRNTFGSIQPCWFATDKESSLSKVRVAADYSDSVPDSKYMRERGYHPLEEVKERPKKKDLSLTDVETARTVVEANSKGLLVFPARVHNEPHGHVAWSEFQYVVDDYGDIFFQVPDNGNILDDDDANNPVTVLIGTDGAIIGETSVVTSDFSDHMDIEDSMDMRDDYSKIDTEITDILIEWGMPVTMRAIHPIYFAKCLTKAIHDNHGEKMDNPSNGVSIVGYLRPAFIEEESYLRSLFRAECNADGQSSNWRVNQTEEHHREPVSAYGTNGLIDDDKSRIDSSDAGSSMESMIYKLEIMTIELFSIYGKQLMIDPQDFQDAEPDLLTNYAPDIIKRIKENNDQCTMALRSLCSRKKGLAVEGASLIGVDSLGIDVRAFSGLEARTVRFSFNAQALSERSAEKKIRRMLFPRYRKSVKVPAEDEC
- the LOC100843445 gene encoding uncharacterized protein At3g49140 isoform X3, with translation MSAGATINWIKTPFGTRRCHDFSSLSFRCRNTFGSIQPCWFATDKESSLSKVRVAADYSDSVPDSKYMRERGYHPLEEVKERPKKKDLSLTDVETARTVVEANSKGLLVFPARVHNEPHGHVAWSEFQYVVDDYGDIFFQVPDNGNILDDDDANNPVTVLIGTDGAIIGETSVVTSDFSDHMDIEDSMDMRDDYSKIDTEITDILIEWGMPVTMRAIHPIYFAKCLTKAIHDNHGEKMDNPSNGVSIVGYLRPAFIEEESYLRSLFRAECNADGQSSNWREEHHREPVSAYGTNGLIDDDKSRIDSSDAGSSMESMIYKLEIMTIELFSIYGKQLMIDPQDFQDAEPDLLTNYAPDIIKRIKENNDQCTMALRSLCSRKKGLAVEGASLIGVDSLGIDVRAFSGLEARTVRFSFNAQALSERSAEKKIRRMLFPRYRKSVKVPAEDEC
- the LOC100844056 gene encoding extensin, giving the protein MGLALVWMGTCCPSNHDRCHLEHYKYPSIPKPNPFTFPLILSLQKSCPAMKMSVGGQPKGHLWLVLAVVIAMFAMHGEAARSLSPPSLSLSPAYAPVIKVVGKVYCYRCFNEAHPEESHGKEHLQGAMIKVTCQANDQALVRFGYTESNGKYSVGITDLPLSSAYGADSCKVELHAAPGGSDCNVPMELNLSGVNVYSKSNKEVVFQANQVMAFGSKKTFAGCSKPHVLPPVHPYNSSPLPYQYPSPPSSYKFPPLPYQYSPPPSHQYTSPPMNFYSSPPPHQLSTPPNNYQAPPTSSNYPSPPQGYKYPTPTHKYLPPPYYYNSPPPQHQYSSPPNNHVAPLVPYQKSPPPTYNYKSPLLPPSPAPVYHYNAPPPYHYSPPPLNYGSSPPPYQYSPLLPPRHLQPNLPNAKSPPASTSPQPLRNSYQSPPPPNKLS